A genome region from Panicum virgatum strain AP13 chromosome 4K, P.virgatum_v5, whole genome shotgun sequence includes the following:
- the LOC120701856 gene encoding benzoate O-methyltransferase-like translates to MESDFHMVNEDGETSYVNNSRHQQKALVETKPVLEKAVAQVCAAVLSRNLVVCDLGCGSGRNTLIFLSEVIDATRGHPVELQFFLNDLPVSYVLDGNEGNIYIAKTTSPSVVELYQEQFQDLILFLELRYKELAFGGQMVLTFLGRKEDDVYSGSMNYIYELLAQSLQSLVEKNLVNQKKLNSFNLQIYGASVAEVKKVINQSGLFDINRINLFGSNWDPYNDSEDNNVLDSIQSGVNIAKSIRAVMETLLVIHFGEFMIETLFEEFTRKVAGYLQREDNTKYSIIILSLQRK, encoded by the exons ATGGAGAGTGACTTCCACATGGTGAATGAAGATGGAGAAACCAGCTACGTCAACAACTCCAGGCATCAA CAAAAAGCTTTGGTTGAAACTAAACCGGTGCTTGAGAAGGCTGTGGCACAAGTATGCGCTGCTGTCCTCTCTCGGAATCTGGTGGTTTGTGACTTAGGCTGTGGTTCAGGTAGAAACACACTCATCTTCCTCTCCGAGGTGATCGATGCCACGAGGGGCCATCCAGtggagctgcagttcttcctgaATGATCTACCAG TTTCCTATGTGTTAGATGGCAATGAAGGGAACATTTACATTGCAAAGACCACATCACCATCAGTAGTGGAACTATACCAGGAGCAGTTCCAGGACTTGATACTATTCCTTGAGCTACGATACAAAGAACTAGCTTTTGGCGGACAAATGGTGCTAACGTTTCTTGGCAGGAAGGAGGATGATGTATACAGTGGCAGTATGAACTATATTTATGAACTTCTCGCACAATCTCTTCAGTCTCTTGTTGAGAAG AATCTCGTGAACCAGAAGAAACTGAACTCCTTCAATTTACAAATTTATGGTGCATCTGTGGCTGAAGTTAAGAAAGTGATTAATCAGAGCGGGCTTTTTGACATTAATCGCATCAATTTGTTTGGGTCGAATTGGGATCCTTACAATGACTCAGAAGACAACAACGTGCTAGATAGCATTCAGAGTGGAGTGAACATCGCAAAGAGCATAAGGGCAGTCATGGAAACTTTGCTTGTGATCCATTTTGGTGAATTCATGATCGAGACACTCTTCGAAGAATTTACGAGGAAGGTAGCAGGGTACCTTCAGAGGGAGGATAATACTAAGTACTCAATCATCATACTTTCCCTGCAGAGAAAGTGA